Proteins encoded by one window of Sphingomonas ginkgonis:
- a CDS encoding peptidylprolyl isomerase has product MLTTLRRVSNSKGGQFIFAILLVTMLAAWGLADVTSIQSGGGFSWFGGGGGVAKVGSTSLTQADIDRALERRLQQVRQQNPNATYATIAGDYDAIIEALLQDKTVQAMGDKADLDVSRKLVDAEIAQIPGLNGLDGKFSEQNYQQFLSRERLTDQQVRDEIRTALLQRMIVVPTAASARVPTGQALPYASLMLELRQGEVGFIPTKAFEAGIAPTPAAVQAYYTQNRARYLVPEQRVLRIARIGPDQLPNVNPTDQEIAAAYQANQAQYAAKETRGISRAVVADKVQADAIAAKVRSGTPFAAAAAPAGLAAADIALGDQTRDALANLTNAQVAAAAFAAPSGGVVGPIRTELGWVVVKVDGIKRQAGKTLDEARPEIAAKLRADKAKDGLADLVGTVEDELSNGANFTETVAKHKLPVSETPPLLANGQSRTQPGFRLPAELQPVLKEGFALSPDDDPTAVNLQGDAGYALVALGPVTAAQPAPLAQIGDQVRADLVRQGALDKARSSAQAIAARVGNGSIAAAVKTLGVPVPAPAPVTARRIQLLQLQGNVPPALRMLFSLPAGKTQYVAAPNDEGFFLVKADRVVAGDARTNPSVIAQQQAQLNQQAGSELAEQFIRAAQKSLGTRRNADAIAQGRQRLLTSGQ; this is encoded by the coding sequence ATGCTGACCACACTGCGCCGCGTTTCCAACAGCAAGGGCGGCCAATTCATCTTCGCCATCCTGCTCGTCACCATGCTCGCGGCCTGGGGGCTCGCCGACGTGACCAGCATCCAGAGCGGCGGCGGGTTCAGCTGGTTCGGCGGCGGCGGCGGCGTGGCCAAGGTTGGCTCGACCTCGCTGACCCAGGCCGACATCGACCGCGCGCTCGAGCGGCGGCTGCAGCAGGTCCGCCAGCAGAACCCCAACGCCACCTATGCGACGATCGCGGGCGACTATGACGCGATCATCGAGGCGCTGCTGCAGGACAAGACGGTCCAGGCGATGGGCGACAAGGCCGACCTCGACGTCTCGCGCAAGCTGGTCGACGCCGAGATCGCGCAGATCCCCGGCCTCAACGGGCTGGACGGCAAGTTCAGCGAGCAGAACTACCAGCAGTTCCTGTCGCGGGAGCGGCTGACCGACCAGCAGGTCCGCGACGAGATCCGCACCGCGCTGCTCCAGCGCATGATCGTGGTCCCGACCGCCGCCTCGGCCCGCGTGCCGACCGGGCAGGCGCTGCCCTATGCCTCGCTGATGCTGGAGCTGCGCCAGGGCGAGGTCGGCTTCATCCCGACCAAGGCGTTCGAGGCGGGGATCGCCCCGACCCCGGCCGCGGTCCAGGCCTATTACACCCAGAACCGCGCCCGCTATCTCGTCCCCGAGCAGCGCGTGCTGCGGATCGCCCGGATCGGCCCCGACCAGCTCCCCAACGTCAACCCGACCGACCAAGAGATCGCCGCCGCCTACCAGGCCAACCAGGCGCAATATGCGGCGAAGGAGACCCGCGGGATCAGCCGCGCGGTGGTCGCCGACAAGGTGCAGGCCGACGCGATCGCCGCCAAGGTCCGCTCGGGCACGCCGTTCGCCGCGGCCGCCGCCCCCGCCGGGCTCGCCGCCGCCGACATCGCGCTCGGCGACCAGACCCGCGACGCGCTCGCCAACCTCACCAACGCGCAGGTCGCCGCGGCCGCCTTCGCGGCGCCGTCGGGCGGCGTGGTCGGCCCGATCAGGACCGAGCTCGGCTGGGTCGTGGTCAAGGTCGACGGGATCAAGCGCCAGGCCGGCAAGACGCTCGACGAGGCCCGCCCCGAGATCGCCGCCAAGCTCCGCGCCGACAAGGCCAAGGACGGGCTGGCGGATCTCGTCGGCACCGTCGAGGACGAGCTCAGCAACGGCGCCAACTTCACCGAGACGGTCGCCAAGCACAAGCTGCCGGTCAGCGAGACCCCGCCGCTGCTCGCCAACGGCCAGTCGCGCACGCAGCCGGGCTTCAGGCTCCCGGCCGAGCTCCAGCCGGTCCTCAAGGAAGGCTTCGCGCTGTCGCCCGACGACGATCCCACCGCGGTCAACCTGCAGGGCGATGCCGGCTATGCGCTGGTGGCGCTCGGCCCGGTCACCGCGGCGCAGCCGGCTCCGCTGGCGCAGATCGGCGACCAGGTCCGCGCCGACCTCGTCCGCCAGGGCGCGCTCGACAAGGCCCGCTCGAGCGCCCAGGCGATCGCCGCCCGCGTCGGCAACGGCAGCATCGCCGCGGCGGTGAAGACGCTCGGCGTCCCGGTCCCGGCGCCCGCGCCGGTCACCGCCCGCCGGATCCAGCTGCTCCAGCTCCAGGGCAATGTCCCGCCCGCGCTGCGGATGCTGTTCAGCCTGCCCGCCGGCAAGACGCAATATGTCGCTGCCCCGAACGACGAGGGCTTCTTCCTGGTGAAGGCCGACCGGGTGGTCGCCGGCGACGCCCGCACCAACCCGAGCGTGATCGCGCAGCAGCAGGCGCAGCTCAACCAGCAGGCCGGGAGCGAGCTCGCCGAGCAGTTCATCCGCGCCGCTCAGAAGAGCCTCGGCACCCGCCGGAACGCCGACGCGATCGCGCAGGGGCGGCAGCGGCTGCTGACCAGCGGGCAGTAG
- the tpiA gene encoding triose-phosphate isomerase — MQRRKLVAGNWKMHGTAADLDEVRAIAGAAAQFGGQVDVALCLPGTLIHRAADAVPGFPIGAQDVHASEKGAFTGDTSVAMLRDAGAVLTIVGHSERRDLHREDDSGVKAKAEAALAAGLDVILCVGESLEEREAGRAVATVAGQLGGSLPERIDPAHLALAYEPIWAIGTGKVASCDDIAEIHAAIRALLVERFGAAGEGVRILYGGSVKASNAGEIFAVADVDGALVGGASLKAADFLPIVEAAARPVESRAA, encoded by the coding sequence ATGCAACGTCGCAAGCTGGTGGCCGGCAACTGGAAGATGCACGGCACCGCCGCCGACCTCGACGAGGTGCGGGCGATCGCCGGCGCGGCAGCCCAGTTCGGCGGCCAGGTCGACGTGGCGCTGTGCTTGCCGGGAACGCTGATCCACCGCGCGGCGGACGCGGTGCCCGGCTTCCCGATCGGCGCGCAGGACGTGCACGCGAGCGAGAAGGGCGCCTTCACCGGCGACACGTCGGTGGCGATGCTGCGCGATGCCGGCGCGGTGCTGACCATCGTCGGGCACAGCGAGCGGCGCGACCTGCACCGCGAGGACGATTCGGGCGTCAAGGCCAAGGCCGAGGCCGCGCTCGCCGCCGGGCTCGACGTGATCCTGTGCGTCGGCGAGAGCCTCGAGGAGCGCGAGGCCGGGCGCGCGGTGGCGACGGTGGCGGGGCAACTCGGCGGGTCGCTGCCGGAGCGGATCGACCCGGCCCACCTGGCGCTCGCCTACGAGCCGATCTGGGCGATCGGCACCGGCAAGGTCGCGAGCTGCGACGACATCGCGGAGATCCATGCCGCGATCCGCGCATTGCTGGTCGAACGCTTCGGCGCGGCGGGCGAGGGGGTGCGGATCCTCTACGGCGGCTCAGTCAAGGCGTCGAACGCGGGGGAGATCTTCGCGGTCGCCGACGTCGACGGTGCGCTGGTCGGCGGGGCCAGCCTCAAGGCCGCCGACTTCCTCCCGATCGTCGAGGCGGCGGCGCGCCCCGTTGAAAGCCGCGCCGCCTGA
- the secG gene encoding preprotein translocase subunit SecG: MFKFLLIFQILVGVGLCSVILMQRSEGGGLGVGGSSSGFMTARGAADFLTRMTAILGGVFIVVSILMAALAGINREPTKIDTSLVGKSSPMAPTTSGTPPTVPGPAQTPPQSTGNGSVPLAQ, from the coding sequence ATGTTCAAGTTCCTCCTCATCTTCCAGATCCTCGTCGGCGTCGGGCTGTGCAGCGTCATCCTGATGCAGCGCTCGGAAGGGGGCGGACTGGGCGTGGGCGGAAGCTCGTCGGGCTTCATGACGGCGCGCGGCGCGGCCGACTTCCTGACCCGGATGACGGCGATCCTCGGCGGCGTGTTCATCGTGGTCTCGATCCTCATGGCGGCGCTCGCCGGGATCAACCGCGAGCCGACCAAGATCGACACCTCGCTGGTCGGCAAGTCGAGCCCGATGGCGCCGACCACCAGCGGCACCCCGCCTACCGTCCCCGGCCCGGCGCAGACGCCGCCACAGTCGACCGGCAACGGCTCGGTCCCGCTCGCCCAGTAA
- a CDS encoding CTP synthase has protein sequence MARFIFVTGGVVSSLGKGLLSASLGALLQARGYKVRIRKFDPYLNVDPGTMSPYQHGEVYVTDDGAETDLDLGHYERFTGVSAHQSDNVTSGRIYRDIIAKERRGDYLGATVQVIPHVTNEIKAFALADTEDLDFVICEIGGTVGDIESLPFVEAIRQLRNDLGRDQTVSVHTTLVPWIKAAGELKTKPTQHSVREIASLGVQPDVLLCRCELPIPASDKAKIAQFCNVPQSAVITALDARSIYDVPLQYHREGLDDEVLRAFGIADAPPPAMAQWDDIMDRLDHPEGEVTIGVVGKYVGLPDAYKSLREALVHGGIANRVKVNINWLDAELFEGADGELAGKLEPCHAILVPGGFGERGSEGKIASVTFARERKVPFFGICLGMQMACIEGARNTAGIAGASTTEFGETSEPVVGLITEWMSKEGLQERAAGGDLGGTMRLGAYEAKLSGNSHVASIYGTTDISERHRHRYEVNAHYKPALEEGGLVFSGMSPDGRLPEIVERPDHPWFIGVQFHPELKSRPFAPHPLFASFIEAALKQSRLV, from the coding sequence ATGGCGCGGTTCATTTTTGTCACCGGCGGCGTGGTTTCCTCGCTCGGAAAAGGTCTTCTCTCGGCGTCCCTCGGGGCGCTTCTGCAGGCGCGCGGCTACAAGGTCCGCATTCGCAAGTTCGACCCTTACCTGAACGTCGATCCGGGGACGATGAGCCCCTACCAGCACGGCGAAGTCTACGTCACCGACGACGGGGCGGAGACCGACCTCGACCTCGGCCACTACGAGCGGTTCACCGGCGTGTCGGCGCACCAGTCGGACAATGTGACGTCCGGGCGAATCTACCGCGACATCATCGCCAAGGAACGGCGCGGCGACTATCTTGGCGCGACCGTCCAGGTGATCCCGCACGTCACCAACGAGATCAAGGCGTTCGCGCTGGCCGATACCGAGGACCTCGACTTCGTCATCTGCGAGATCGGCGGGACGGTCGGCGACATCGAGAGCCTGCCGTTCGTCGAGGCGATCCGCCAGCTGCGGAACGACCTTGGCCGCGACCAGACGGTCAGCGTCCACACGACGCTGGTGCCGTGGATCAAGGCGGCGGGCGAACTGAAGACCAAGCCGACTCAGCACAGCGTCCGCGAGATCGCCAGCCTCGGGGTGCAGCCCGACGTCCTGCTGTGCCGCTGCGAGCTGCCGATCCCGGCGAGCGACAAGGCCAAGATCGCGCAGTTCTGCAACGTGCCCCAGTCGGCGGTGATCACCGCGCTGGATGCGCGGTCGATCTACGACGTGCCGCTGCAATATCATCGCGAGGGCCTCGACGACGAGGTGCTGCGCGCGTTCGGGATCGCCGACGCGCCGCCGCCGGCGATGGCGCAGTGGGACGACATCATGGACCGGCTCGACCATCCCGAGGGGGAGGTCACGATCGGCGTGGTCGGCAAATATGTCGGCCTGCCGGACGCCTACAAGTCCCTGCGCGAGGCGTTGGTCCACGGCGGGATCGCCAACCGGGTCAAGGTCAACATCAACTGGCTCGACGCCGAGCTGTTCGAGGGCGCCGACGGCGAGCTCGCCGGCAAGCTCGAGCCGTGTCACGCGATCCTTGTCCCCGGCGGGTTCGGCGAGCGCGGGTCGGAGGGCAAGATCGCCAGCGTGACCTTCGCCCGGGAGCGCAAGGTGCCCTTCTTCGGCATCTGCCTCGGCATGCAGATGGCGTGCATCGAGGGCGCGCGGAACACCGCCGGGATCGCCGGCGCCTCGACCACCGAGTTCGGCGAGACGAGCGAGCCGGTGGTCGGCCTCATCACCGAGTGGATGAGCAAGGAAGGGCTGCAGGAGCGGGCGGCCGGCGGCGACCTTGGCGGGACCATGCGGCTCGGCGCCTATGAGGCGAAGCTCAGCGGCAACAGCCATGTCGCCTCGATCTACGGCACCACTGACATCTCCGAGCGGCACCGCCATCGCTACGAGGTCAACGCCCACTACAAGCCGGCGCTGGAAGAGGGCGGGCTGGTCTTTTCGGGCATGTCGCCGGACGGGCGGCTGCCGGAGATCGTCGAGCGGCCGGACCATCCCTGGTTCATCGGCGTCCAGTTCCACCCGGAGCTCAAGAGCCGCCCCTTCGCGCCGCACCCGCTGTTCGCCAGCTTCATCGAGGCCGCGCTGAAGCAGTCGCGGCTGGTCTAG
- a CDS encoding MerR family transcriptional regulator gives MASLTIARLADSAGVGVETIRYYQRRGLIDTPERPAGFGSAGGIRRYDEADVRRLRFIRSAQAAGFTLEEIGRLLELDRTDDRATIRELTEQRIAALDVKIEELRQARASLARLAGECGSGTGGPCPIIEAFDEGPLPG, from the coding sequence ATGGCCAGCCTGACGATCGCCCGGCTGGCGGACAGCGCCGGGGTCGGAGTCGAGACGATCCGCTACTACCAGCGCCGCGGGCTGATCGACACGCCCGAGCGACCCGCCGGCTTCGGCAGCGCGGGCGGCATCCGGCGCTACGACGAGGCGGACGTCCGCCGCCTCCGCTTCATCCGCTCGGCTCAGGCGGCGGGCTTCACGCTGGAGGAGATCGGCCGCCTGCTCGAGCTCGACCGCACTGACGACCGTGCCACCATCCGCGAGCTGACCGAGCAGCGCATCGCCGCGCTGGATGTGAAGATCGAGGAGCTGCGCCAGGCCCGCGCCTCGCTGGCGCGGCTGGCGGGAGAATGCGGGAGCGGCACCGGCGGCCCCTGCCCGATCATCGAGGCCTTCGACGAAGGCCCCCTGCCGGGCTAG
- a CDS encoding glutaredoxin, whose amino-acid sequence MDRETSIAAGAKTAALYRMVMPTHVCPYGLKALHLLRSKGYAVEDHWLRTREETDAFKAEHGVKTTPQAFVGGERIGGYDDLRRHFGQHVPELGETSYRPVIALFAMTALMALAASAAVFGTPFTIRAGEWFIAFSMCVLGLLKLQDVGKFSTMFLNYDLLARRWVPYASLYPFLEGLAGVLMIWGGARWLSVPIALVIGGIGAVSVVKAVYVDRRELKCACVGGSSNVPLGFVSLTENLMMVAMAAWMALA is encoded by the coding sequence ATGGACCGCGAGACAAGCATCGCCGCCGGTGCCAAGACCGCCGCGCTCTACCGCATGGTCATGCCGACCCATGTCTGTCCCTATGGGCTGAAGGCGCTGCACCTGCTGCGGTCGAAGGGCTATGCGGTCGAGGACCATTGGCTGAGGACCCGCGAGGAGACCGACGCCTTCAAGGCCGAGCATGGGGTCAAGACCACGCCGCAGGCATTCGTCGGCGGCGAGCGGATCGGCGGCTACGACGATCTGCGCCGCCACTTCGGCCAGCATGTGCCGGAGCTTGGAGAGACCAGCTACCGGCCGGTCATCGCGCTGTTCGCCATGACCGCGCTGATGGCGCTGGCGGCGAGCGCGGCGGTGTTCGGGACCCCCTTCACGATCCGCGCGGGGGAGTGGTTCATCGCCTTCTCGATGTGCGTGCTGGGGCTCCTCAAGCTGCAGGACGTCGGGAAATTCTCGACCATGTTCCTCAACTACGACCTGCTGGCGCGGCGCTGGGTGCCCTATGCGAGCCTCTATCCCTTCCTCGAAGGACTGGCCGGCGTGTTGATGATCTGGGGCGGGGCGCGCTGGCTCTCCGTGCCGATCGCGCTGGTCATCGGCGGGATCGGCGCGGTGTCGGTGGTGAAGGCGGTCTATGTCGACCGGCGCGAGCTCAAGTGCGCCTGCGTCGGCGGGTCGAGCAACGTGCCGCTGGGGTTCGTCTCGCTGACGGAGAATTTGATGATGGTCGCGATGGCGGCGTGGATGGCACTCGCCTAA
- a CDS encoding lmo0937 family membrane protein, with protein MLAIIAIILIVLWLGGFALHVGGGLIHILLVIGVIVLIVHFLRGRGV; from the coding sequence ATGCTAGCCATCATAGCCATTATCCTGATCGTTCTCTGGCTTGGCGGCTTCGCCCTGCATGTCGGCGGCGGGCTCATTCATATCCTGCTGGTGATCGGTGTGATCGTGCTCATCGTCCACTTCCTCCGCGGCCGCGGCGTTTGA
- the trxB gene encoding thioredoxin-disulfide reductase, whose translation MSNTVSTRMLILGSGPAGLTAAIYAARAGLSPIVVQGIQPGGQLTTTTDVENYPGFREVIQGPWLVEEMQAQAEHVGTKMVWDHISAVDLKQRPFRLTGDSGTTYVADTLVIATGAQAKWLGLPSEEHMKGKGASACATCDGFFYRGKKVAVIGGGNTAVEEALYLTNHSHDVTLIHRRDSLRAEKILQDRLFAHPGIKVIWNHKVTEFLAGGTPEALVGLELQDTRTGATRTLDVEGAFVAIGHHPATELFTGQLEVDDDGYLKVETGSTRTSIPGVFACGDVMDKIYRQAVTAAGTGCMAALDAERWLAEQEFEALQAAE comes from the coding sequence ATGAGCAACACCGTCTCGACCCGCATGCTGATTCTCGGTTCCGGCCCGGCCGGGCTGACCGCCGCCATCTACGCCGCGCGCGCCGGCCTCTCGCCCATCGTGGTGCAGGGCATCCAGCCCGGCGGGCAGCTCACCACCACCACCGACGTCGAGAATTATCCCGGCTTCCGCGAGGTCATCCAGGGCCCGTGGCTGGTCGAGGAGATGCAGGCCCAGGCCGAGCATGTCGGCACCAAGATGGTGTGGGATCATATCAGCGCGGTCGACCTCAAGCAGCGGCCGTTCCGGCTGACCGGCGACAGCGGCACCACCTATGTCGCCGACACGCTGGTGATCGCGACCGGCGCGCAGGCCAAGTGGCTGGGGCTGCCGTCCGAGGAGCATATGAAGGGCAAGGGCGCGAGCGCCTGCGCGACCTGCGACGGCTTCTTCTATCGCGGCAAGAAAGTCGCGGTGATCGGCGGCGGCAACACCGCGGTGGAGGAGGCGCTCTACCTCACCAACCACAGCCACGACGTGACCCTGATCCATCGCCGCGACAGCCTTCGCGCCGAGAAGATCCTGCAGGACCGGTTGTTCGCGCACCCCGGGATCAAGGTGATCTGGAACCACAAAGTGACCGAGTTCCTCGCCGGCGGGACGCCCGAGGCGCTGGTCGGGCTCGAGCTCCAGGACACCCGCACCGGCGCGACCCGCACGCTCGACGTCGAGGGCGCGTTCGTCGCGATCGGGCACCACCCGGCGACCGAGCTGTTCACCGGCCAGCTCGAAGTCGACGACGACGGCTACCTCAAGGTCGAGACCGGCTCGACCCGCACCTCGATCCCCGGCGTGTTCGCTTGCGGCGACGTGATGGACAAGATCTACCGCCAGGCGGTGACGGCGGCCGGCACTGGCTGCATGGCTGCGCTCGACGCCGAGCGGTGGCTCGCCGAGCAGGAGTTCGAGGCGCTGCAGGCGGCGGAGTAG
- a CDS encoding acyl carrier protein, protein MNAARAQQDLDPALRGLLADVLGLPADRVAALTRDLELFGALPEFDSMAVANLLTGIEDRFHLTIEDDEVEAEDFLTYGSLLAFVERVRGR, encoded by the coding sequence ATGAACGCCGCCCGCGCGCAGCAAGACCTCGACCCCGCGCTTCGCGGCCTGCTCGCCGACGTGCTCGGCCTCCCCGCCGACCGCGTCGCCGCGCTGACCCGCGACCTCGAGCTGTTCGGCGCTTTGCCCGAGTTCGACTCCATGGCGGTCGCCAACCTGCTGACCGGGATCGAGGACCGCTTCCACCTCACCATCGAGGACGACGAGGTCGAGGCCGAGGACTTCCTCACCTATGGTTCGCTGCTCGCCTTCGTGGAGCGCGTGCGCGGGCGCTGA
- a CDS encoding flagellar assembly protein FliX: MQVDAVTALLQSALLAPAEKPDARPASFAQPAPPVPPAAQPGQVGGIAPSVAMLVTLAATDAGTPGRGAGPREAERGLDGLDALRRALVHGSVPPERIRMLRDWARGRRRSDDPDLAALEQEIELRILVELAKLERRPPG, encoded by the coding sequence ATGCAGGTGGATGCAGTCACGGCCCTGCTCCAGTCGGCGCTGCTCGCCCCGGCCGAGAAGCCGGATGCCCGCCCCGCCTCCTTCGCGCAGCCGGCCCCGCCAGTCCCGCCGGCCGCGCAGCCCGGACAGGTCGGCGGCATCGCGCCCTCGGTGGCGATGCTGGTCACCCTCGCCGCCACGGACGCCGGGACGCCCGGCCGGGGCGCGGGCCCGCGCGAGGCCGAGCGCGGGCTCGACGGGCTGGACGCGCTGCGCCGAGCGCTGGTCCACGGCAGCGTGCCGCCCGAACGCATCCGCATGCTTCGCGACTGGGCGCGCGGGCGCCGCCGCTCGGACGACCCGGATCTCGCCGCGCTCGAACAGGAGATCGAGCTTCGGATCCTGGTCGAGCTCGCCAAGCTGGAACGCCGCCCGCCGGGCTGA
- a CDS encoding flagellar basal body P-ring protein FlgI, with product MTSISTRLALSAALTAALPGWAAAASPRIKDIVSVENVRANQLVGYGLVVGLAGTGDRLLNSPFTEESMQSMLERLGVNVRGSQMRIQNVAAVTLTASLPPFARAGSTIDVQVSALGDASSLQGGTLLAAPLKGLDGQVYAMAQGPVAVSGFKAQGAAAKVNRGVLTSARIADGAIVEREVAFSLASAGSLKLALRNPDFTTAQRVAGAIDRRFPGAARVLDPATVELRPAPGTSLIDTYSQVENVEVAVDQPARIIINEAAGTVVMSADVRISPVAIAQGGLTISVSEAPQVAQPAPLSGGETATVPRTAVQVDDGGGKSLAMVEGASLRELVTGLNALGVSPRDLITILQAVKSAGALQTDIEVQ from the coding sequence TTGACGAGCATCTCGACACGGCTGGCCCTCTCCGCCGCGCTAACGGCCGCGCTGCCCGGCTGGGCAGCGGCGGCGAGCCCGCGGATCAAGGACATCGTCAGCGTCGAGAATGTCCGTGCCAACCAGCTGGTCGGCTACGGGCTGGTGGTCGGGCTGGCGGGCACCGGCGACCGGCTGCTCAACTCGCCCTTCACCGAGGAATCGATGCAGTCGATGCTCGAGCGGCTGGGCGTCAACGTCCGCGGCTCGCAGATGCGGATCCAGAACGTCGCGGCGGTGACCCTGACCGCCTCGCTCCCGCCGTTCGCGCGGGCGGGGTCGACCATCGACGTGCAGGTCTCCGCGCTGGGCGATGCGAGCAGCCTGCAGGGCGGGACCCTGCTGGCGGCGCCGCTCAAGGGGCTCGACGGGCAGGTCTATGCGATGGCGCAGGGACCGGTCGCGGTGAGCGGCTTCAAGGCGCAGGGCGCGGCGGCCAAGGTCAACCGCGGGGTGCTGACCAGCGCGCGGATCGCGGACGGGGCGATCGTCGAGCGGGAGGTCGCCTTCAGCCTGGCTTCGGCGGGCTCGCTCAAGCTGGCGCTGCGCAACCCCGACTTCACCACCGCGCAGCGGGTCGCCGGCGCGATCGACCGCCGCTTTCCCGGCGCCGCGCGGGTGCTGGACCCGGCGACGGTCGAGCTTCGCCCGGCCCCCGGGACCTCCCTGATCGACACCTACAGCCAGGTCGAGAATGTCGAGGTCGCGGTCGACCAGCCGGCGCGGATCATCATCAACGAGGCGGCGGGCACGGTCGTGATGAGCGCCGACGTGCGGATCAGCCCGGTCGCGATCGCGCAGGGCGGGCTGACGATCAGCGTCAGCGAGGCGCCGCAGGTTGCGCAGCCGGCCCCGCTGTCGGGCGGCGAGACGGCCACCGTGCCGCGCACCGCGGTCCAGGTCGACGACGGCGGCGGCAAGTCGCTGGCGATGGTCGAGGGCGCCTCGCTTCGCGAGCTGGTCACCGGGCTGAACGCGCTCGGCGTCTCGCCGCGCGACCTCATCACCATCCTCCAGGCGGTCAAGAGCGCCGGAGCCCTCCAGACCGACATCGAGGTCCAATGA
- a CDS encoding rod-binding protein has translation MSFLQPIRAAAALPTSSLPVAGGAEKVARDFEAIFAGQLAKLMLESVSVDSQFGGGHGEEMFRGMLAERLGEEITRNGSFGLKAAVLAQIQQIQDQMK, from the coding sequence ATGAGCTTCCTCCAGCCTATTCGCGCCGCCGCGGCCCTCCCGACCTCGTCCCTGCCGGTCGCAGGCGGGGCGGAGAAGGTGGCGCGCGACTTCGAGGCGATTTTCGCCGGGCAGCTCGCCAAGCTGATGCTGGAGAGCGTCAGCGTCGACAGCCAGTTCGGCGGCGGCCACGGCGAGGAGATGTTCCGCGGCATGCTCGCCGAGCGGCTGGGCGAGGAGATCACCCGCAACGGCAGCTTCGGGCTGAAGGCCGCGGTGCTCGCGCAGATCCAGCAGATCCAGGACCAGATGAAATGA
- a CDS encoding flagellar protein FlgN has protein sequence MSEAMVEAMEALTALMDEECTLLKGGVDHQGVAAIAAAKQKLTARLEAQTVFLDREEPGWRERLSPEMLHLTRQMQQSAARNAAMLRRQIELSRDLLDAIAAEAQRLTGLRVDTYGDQGAISRFDQPAPLAINARA, from the coding sequence ATGAGCGAGGCGATGGTCGAGGCGATGGAGGCGCTGACCGCCCTGATGGACGAGGAATGCACGCTGCTGAAGGGCGGCGTCGACCACCAGGGGGTCGCCGCGATCGCCGCCGCCAAGCAGAAGCTCACCGCCAGGCTCGAGGCGCAGACCGTCTTCCTCGACCGGGAGGAGCCGGGCTGGCGCGAGCGGCTGTCGCCCGAGATGCTCCACCTCACGAGGCAGATGCAGCAGTCGGCGGCGCGCAACGCGGCGATGCTCCGGCGGCAGATCGAGCTGTCGCGCGACCTGCTCGACGCGATCGCCGCGGAGGCGCAGCGGCTGACCGGGCTGCGGGTCGACACCTATGGCGACCAGGGCGCGATCAGCCGGTTCGACCAGCCGGCGCCGCTGGCGATCAACGCCCGCGCCTAG
- a CDS encoding flagellar basal body protein, with product MGGLRLVDGIAAAMRHLSERQKVIAENVANSDTPGFEARTLGEPDFGALLDIRSGVAVQRPTVRVTSAMAALGATPSSTPTILDPDVSETKPDGNNVSLEDQLLRLGQVQADFAVLTNLYRKQMQLMKTALGRTGGS from the coding sequence ATGGGAGGCCTGCGTCTCGTCGACGGGATCGCCGCCGCGATGCGACACCTGTCGGAGCGGCAGAAGGTCATCGCCGAGAATGTCGCCAACAGCGATACGCCGGGCTTCGAGGCCCGAACCCTCGGCGAGCCGGACTTCGGCGCCTTGCTCGACATTCGCTCCGGCGTTGCCGTCCAGCGCCCCACCGTCCGGGTCACCAGCGCCATGGCCGCGCTCGGCGCAACGCCTTCCTCGACCCCGACGATCCTCGATCCCGACGTCAGCGAGACCAAGCCCGACGGCAACAATGTCTCGCTCGAGGACCAGCTGCTCCGGCTGGGGCAGGTCCAGGCCGACTTCGCGGTGCTGACCAATCTCTATCGCAAGCAGATGCAGCTGATGAAGACCGCGCTCGGGCGGACCGGCGGCAGCTAG